From Rhizobium favelukesii, the proteins below share one genomic window:
- a CDS encoding IS701 family transposase, giving the protein MSEQHDCSREPGDAVPHILRKWLSPFRFWFTAPSWEHLLVLVMGALLSPGKRTVTACLRITGRAEVSNFAAYHQLLNRARWNPRTLAARLLSIIVARLVPEGPVVIGMDDTIERRWGQRIAARGIYRDPVRSSHGHFVKASGLRWLSFMVLSPVPWAKCIKALPVLTILCPSERHDQKKGRKHKLLTDWARQGVLQLCRWLPGREIIFVGDSSFAVHTLAAALPDTATLITRLRLDASLFAPPDQRHEHTLGRPAQKGRPLPKLKTLLKDAKTEWQRIVASSWYGKQTDKTLDVTSGTGLWYRRGTPPRPIRWVLVRDPSGRREPQAFMSTNVNLEPAQIIAYFVRRWQIEVTFAETRAHLGVETQRQWNDKAIMRTTPSLLALYSLVTLWACDLLGHGVLPYAAAWYKKTEFTFSDAIGAVRMILWDQDIYRQHPPDPDIPETQPSRLKRMTQALCFAA; this is encoded by the coding sequence AGCCGTGAGCCGGGAGACGCGGTCCCCCACATCCTTCGCAAATGGCTGTCGCCGTTTCGTTTCTGGTTTACCGCGCCAAGCTGGGAGCATCTGCTGGTCCTGGTGATGGGTGCGCTCCTTTCGCCTGGCAAGCGAACGGTGACGGCCTGCCTGCGCATCACCGGACGCGCGGAGGTAAGTAATTTTGCCGCCTATCATCAACTCCTCAACCGAGCCCGCTGGAACCCTCGCACGTTGGCGGCCCGTCTGCTGTCCATCATTGTTGCCCGGCTCGTGCCCGAGGGCCCTGTCGTGATTGGCATGGATGATACAATCGAACGGCGTTGGGGCCAACGCATCGCCGCGCGTGGAATTTATCGTGACCCGGTGCGCTCCAGCCATGGCCACTTTGTCAAAGCCAGCGGCTTGAGATGGTTGAGCTTCATGGTTCTTTCACCTGTCCCATGGGCAAAATGTATTAAAGCCCTGCCGGTGCTGACGATCCTGTGTCCCTCTGAGCGCCATGATCAGAAGAAGGGCCGAAAGCACAAGCTGCTGACTGATTGGGCAAGGCAAGGCGTCTTGCAGCTTTGCCGCTGGCTGCCGGGCCGCGAAATCATCTTTGTCGGCGATAGCAGCTTTGCCGTTCATACACTGGCTGCGGCTCTTCCCGACACGGCCACTCTCATCACGCGGTTGCGTCTGGATGCCAGTCTCTTTGCTCCACCAGATCAACGGCACGAACATACGCTCGGGCGACCGGCGCAAAAAGGCAGGCCATTGCCGAAACTGAAAACGCTCCTCAAAGACGCAAAGACCGAGTGGCAGCGCATCGTCGCATCGTCCTGGTACGGCAAGCAAACCGACAAAACCCTTGATGTCACATCAGGAACCGGCCTCTGGTATCGGCGTGGAACGCCCCCAAGACCAATTCGCTGGGTTCTCGTTCGCGATCCATCAGGCCGTCGTGAACCCCAGGCGTTCATGAGCACCAACGTCAACCTTGAGCCCGCTCAGATCATTGCCTATTTCGTTCGGCGCTGGCAGATCGAGGTCACCTTCGCCGAAACGCGAGCGCATCTTGGCGTGGAAACCCAACGGCAGTGGAACGACAAAGCCATCATGCGCACGACCCCGTCGCTGCTGGCGCTCTACAGCCTCGTCACACTCTGGGCATGCGATCTGCTCGGTCATGGCGTCCTTCCCTATGCCGCCGCCTGGTACAAGAAAACAGAGTTCACCTTCTCCGATGCCATCGGTGCGGTTCGCATGATCCTGTGGGATCAGGATATTTATCGACAGCACCCGCCAGACCCGGACATTCCTGAAACTCAACCAAGCCGCCTCAAGCGGATGACACAAGCACTTTGCTTCGCTGCATAA
- the gap gene encoding type I glyceraldehyde-3-phosphate dehydrogenase, with translation MTVKVAINGFGRIGRNVLRAIVESGRTDIEVVAINDLGPVETNAHLLRYDSIHGKFPAEVKVEGDTITVGGGKPIKVTAIKDPATLPHKELGVDIAMECTGIFTARDKAAAHLTAGAKRVIVSAPADGADLTVVFGVNDDQLTKEHLVISNASCTTNCLVPVVKVLDDAVGIDHGFMTTIHSYTGDQPTLDTMHKDLYRARAAALSMIPTSTGAAKAVGLVLPHLKGKLDGTSIRVPTPNVSVVDFKFVAKKATTVGEINEAIKAAANGKLKGILGYTDEPLVSRDFNHDSHSSIFATDQTKVMEGNFVRVLSWYDNEWGFSSRMSDTAVAFAKLI, from the coding sequence ATGACTGTAAAGGTTGCCATCAACGGCTTCGGCCGCATCGGCCGCAACGTTCTCCGCGCTATCGTAGAATCTGGCCGCACCGACATCGAAGTCGTTGCCATCAACGACCTCGGCCCGGTCGAGACCAACGCCCATTTGCTGCGCTACGATTCTATCCACGGCAAGTTCCCGGCCGAGGTAAAGGTTGAGGGCGACACGATCACTGTCGGCGGCGGAAAGCCGATCAAGGTGACCGCGATCAAGGACCCGGCAACGCTGCCGCACAAGGAACTCGGCGTCGACATCGCGATGGAGTGCACCGGCATCTTCACCGCCCGCGACAAGGCTGCCGCCCACCTGACGGCCGGCGCAAAGCGCGTCATCGTTTCGGCTCCTGCCGACGGTGCCGACCTGACGGTCGTCTTCGGCGTCAATGATGACCAGTTGACCAAGGAACACCTGGTCATCTCCAACGCGTCCTGCACGACGAACTGCCTGGTTCCGGTCGTCAAGGTCCTCGACGACGCTGTCGGCATCGATCACGGCTTCATGACCACCATCCACTCCTACACCGGCGACCAGCCGACGCTCGACACGATGCACAAGGACCTTTACCGCGCCCGCGCTGCAGCCCTGTCGATGATCCCGACCTCGACCGGCGCCGCCAAGGCCGTCGGCCTCGTCCTGCCGCATCTTAAGGGCAAGCTCGATGGCACCTCGATCCGCGTTCCGACCCCGAACGTCTCGGTCGTCGACTTCAAGTTCGTCGCCAAGAAGGCCACGACCGTCGGCGAAATCAACGAAGCGATCAAGGCTGCCGCAAACGGCAAACTCAAGGGCATCCTCGGCTACACCGACGAGCCGCTCGTTTCCCGTGACTTCAACCACGACAGCCACTCATCGATCTTCGCAACTGATCAGACGAAGGTCATGGAAGGCAACTTCGTGCGTGTCCTGTCCTGGTACGACAACGAGTGGGGCTTCTCCAGCCGCATGTCCGACACCGCCGTTGCCTTCGCAAAGCTCATCTAA